A DNA window from Acidimicrobiia bacterium contains the following coding sequences:
- the rimO gene encoding 30S ribosomal protein S12 methylthiotransferase RimO, translated as MSPGERPDAPARFYLETLGCPKNAVDSDKVVGTLLDDGLRPAESAAVADLVVVNTCAFVEEARQESIDVTLALDEVRKPGSRLVVTGCLAERAGDELADALPEVDAVVGFAGEGSLAPVEFVSRPRGVRDLLELPRPAHPAPWAYLKVAEGCDRQCAFCAIPSFRGTQRSRAPEAIEAEARSLVESGVREIVLVAQDIAWYGRDVGEPNSLEPLLRRLDRLRAHGLERLRLLYLYPSEVRDPLVSTMLELDTTVPYFDLSLQHASAPLLRRMKRWGSGDRFLELVEGIRTDEPDASFRSSFIVGHPGETETDHDTLLAFLSEARLDWAGFFPYSEEEGTASADQGGVVEESLVHRRLRELTGLQDPLTAAAREALVGREVRVLVDRVGNDHSGGAAVARTHREAPEIDGVITLHDAALSAGDLADVRVTGAVGSDLEAEALVAAGAGVA; from the coding sequence GTGAGCCCCGGTGAACGCCCCGACGCCCCGGCGCGCTTCTACCTCGAGACGCTCGGATGCCCGAAGAACGCCGTCGACTCCGACAAGGTGGTCGGGACGCTGCTCGACGACGGGCTGCGACCGGCGGAATCGGCCGCCGTGGCCGACCTCGTGGTCGTCAACACCTGCGCCTTCGTGGAGGAGGCCCGCCAGGAGTCGATCGACGTGACCCTCGCCCTCGACGAGGTGCGCAAGCCCGGGTCCCGACTGGTCGTGACCGGATGCCTGGCCGAGCGTGCCGGCGACGAGTTGGCCGACGCCCTGCCCGAGGTCGACGCCGTCGTGGGCTTCGCCGGCGAAGGGTCGCTGGCCCCGGTGGAGTTCGTGAGCCGACCTCGAGGGGTGCGCGACCTGCTGGAGCTGCCACGTCCGGCGCACCCGGCTCCATGGGCGTACCTCAAGGTGGCCGAGGGGTGCGACCGCCAGTGCGCCTTCTGCGCCATCCCGAGCTTCCGCGGCACGCAGAGGTCACGTGCCCCCGAGGCGATCGAGGCCGAGGCGCGTTCTCTCGTGGAGAGCGGGGTGCGCGAGATCGTGCTCGTCGCCCAGGACATCGCCTGGTACGGGCGCGACGTGGGCGAGCCGAACTCCCTGGAGCCTCTGCTGCGCCGCCTCGACAGGTTGAGAGCCCACGGCCTCGAGCGCCTCCGGCTCCTCTACCTCTACCCGTCGGAGGTCCGCGACCCGCTCGTGTCCACGATGCTCGAGCTCGACACGACGGTTCCGTACTTCGACCTGTCGCTCCAGCACGCCAGTGCTCCGCTGCTCCGGCGGATGAAGCGCTGGGGGAGCGGCGATCGGTTCCTCGAGCTGGTCGAGGGGATCCGCACCGACGAGCCCGACGCCTCGTTCCGGTCGTCGTTCATCGTCGGCCACCCCGGCGAGACCGAGACCGACCACGACACACTGCTGGCCTTCCTGTCGGAAGCACGCCTCGACTGGGCCGGGTTCTTCCCCTACTCCGAGGAGGAGGGCACCGCATCGGCCGACCAGGGCGGCGTCGTCGAGGAGTCGCTCGTGCACCGCCGGCTCCGGGAGCTCACCGGTCTCCAGGACCCCCTCACCGCAGCCGCGCGTGAGGCGCTCGTCGGCCGGGAGGTCCGGGTCCTCGTCGACCGCGTCGGCAACGACCATTCCGGGGGTGCCGCCGTGGCGCGCACGCACCGTGAGGCACCAGAAATCGACGGCGTCATCACGCTGCACGACGCGGCACTCAGCGCCGGCGATCTCGCCGACGTCCGGGTCACCGGTGCCGTCGGCTCCGACCTCGAGGCGGAAGCCCTCGTGGCGGCGGGAGCAGGGGTCGCGTGA
- a CDS encoding type II toxin-antitoxin system VapC family toxin codes for MAVYVDTSALVKLVVAEPETDVLLDWLSDHGRDPVACDLARTELMRVVRRAAPDRVVRARAVLESVTLVEVTSSIFEQAGRLDPASLRSLDAIHIAAALDLGDELEQMVTYDDRLAAAAEANAIAVAAPT; via the coding sequence GTGGCCGTCTACGTCGACACGTCGGCACTCGTGAAGTTGGTTGTTGCCGAACCGGAGACCGATGTTCTCCTGGATTGGCTCTCGGATCACGGCCGCGATCCCGTGGCATGTGACCTGGCGCGCACGGAGCTGATGCGGGTCGTACGGCGCGCCGCGCCCGACCGAGTCGTGCGAGCGCGGGCGGTCCTCGAGTCCGTCACGCTCGTGGAGGTCACGAGCTCCATCTTCGAACAGGCCGGCCGGCTCGACCCGGCATCGCTGAGATCGCTGGACGCAATCCACATCGCGGCAGCCCTCGACCTCGGCGACGAACTCGAGCAGATGGTGACCTACGACGATCGACTCGCGGCTGCCGCGGAGGCGAACGCCATCGCGGTGGCGGCTCCGACGTGA
- a CDS encoding SDR family NAD(P)-dependent oxidoreductase, translated as MGHEIAAALAAAGAHVWINDLDEGRATDAASWITEKRAQGSGGASPVVADVTDDDAVVAMAEATGPVDIVVNNAGLPLRRFDLKRFAETEPESWHEWIAINLFGVMQVTHVYLPGMLDAGWGRVLTIVSDAGRVGERGQVVYGAAKAGAMGFMRGLAMEVGRHGVTANCIALGSIRHGILAETYDENPEVEAKMVRNYPVGRLGTPDDIAPLALLLCSESGSWITGQVYPVNGGYSSSL; from the coding sequence GTGGGCCACGAGATCGCCGCAGCACTGGCGGCGGCAGGGGCGCACGTGTGGATCAACGATCTCGACGAGGGGCGTGCGACGGACGCGGCCTCATGGATCACCGAGAAGCGCGCTCAGGGCTCCGGGGGTGCGAGCCCGGTCGTGGCCGATGTCACCGACGACGACGCCGTCGTGGCAATGGCCGAGGCCACGGGACCCGTCGACATCGTGGTCAACAACGCCGGCCTTCCGCTCCGGCGGTTCGACCTGAAGCGCTTCGCCGAGACCGAGCCCGAGAGCTGGCACGAGTGGATCGCCATCAACCTCTTCGGGGTCATGCAGGTCACGCACGTCTATCTCCCCGGGATGCTCGACGCGGGCTGGGGTCGTGTGCTCACGATCGTGTCCGACGCAGGCCGTGTCGGCGAACGCGGCCAGGTCGTCTACGGCGCGGCGAAGGCCGGGGCGATGGGTTTCATGCGCGGCCTCGCCATGGAGGTCGGGCGCCACGGCGTGACCGCCAACTGCATCGCGTTGGGTTCGATCCGCCACGGCATCCTCGCCGAGACCTACGACGAGAACCCGGAGGTGGAGGCCAAGATGGTGCGGAACTACCCGGTCGGTCGCCTCGGCACACCCGACGACATCGCTCCCTTGGCGCTGTTGCTGTGCAGCGAGTCGGGGAGCTGGATCACCGGGCAGGTCTACCCCGTGAACGGCGGCTACTCCTCCAGCCTCTGA
- a CDS encoding type II toxin-antitoxin system prevent-host-death family antitoxin produces the protein MSDVGIRALKQNASAVVAEAASGETVTITDRGRPVAQMTAIPTSRLRSLVGAGRARPAHRRVVDLPPPEPGPDLSAALAELRDSEES, from the coding sequence ATGTCGGATGTCGGGATTCGTGCACTCAAACAGAACGCCTCGGCCGTGGTGGCCGAAGCTGCCTCCGGCGAGACCGTCACGATCACCGATCGTGGGCGCCCGGTAGCGCAGATGACGGCTATCCCGACTTCGCGTCTTCGCTCGCTTGTCGGTGCGGGCCGAGCCCGACCGGCCCACCGCCGGGTCGTCGATCTGCCGCCTCCCGAGCCCGGACCGGACCTGTCGGCGGCGCTGGCGGAATTGCGAGACTCCGAAGAGTCCTGA
- a CDS encoding competence/damage-inducible protein A gives MRCEVLAVGTELLLGQIVDTNSAWIGEQLAAVGIDSYEHRQVGDNHDRLVAALRDLLTDADAVIVCGGLGPTPDDLTRDAIATVMGVELVRRHDLVDHIAALFSSRGRDMPQNNLRQADVPDGATVLPNPLGTAPGLAAPVAGKVVYAVPGVPYEMRAMVSDEVMPDLLERCGERSALVSRTLKTWGTSESGLAETIAQRVEAQSNPTIAFLARGIEGLCVRITGKATSRSDAEALVAVEERELRRILGELVFGADDETMESAVLDRLKARGWTVGVAESLTGGLVGARLANVPGASAAYRGAVVAYSSDVKRDVLGVTTDRVVSRDAAVQMAEGARRVLGSDVGISVTGVAGPDEQDDRPVGTVWFGVSLPGRPTEAVEARLPGDRERIRQFSAISLLDMLRRHLDMLP, from the coding sequence ATGCGCTGCGAGGTCCTGGCGGTCGGCACCGAGCTGCTCCTGGGCCAGATCGTCGACACGAACAGCGCCTGGATCGGTGAGCAGCTCGCGGCGGTGGGCATCGACAGCTACGAGCACCGCCAGGTCGGTGACAACCACGACCGGCTCGTGGCTGCCCTGCGCGACCTGCTGACCGACGCCGATGCGGTCATCGTCTGCGGTGGGCTCGGTCCGACTCCCGATGACCTCACGCGCGACGCCATCGCCACGGTGATGGGCGTCGAGCTCGTCCGCCGCCACGACCTGGTCGACCACATCGCCGCGCTCTTCAGCTCGCGTGGTCGCGACATGCCGCAGAACAACCTCCGTCAGGCCGACGTTCCCGACGGCGCCACCGTGCTCCCGAACCCGCTGGGAACGGCCCCGGGCCTCGCCGCGCCCGTCGCCGGGAAGGTCGTCTATGCGGTGCCCGGCGTCCCGTACGAGATGAGGGCGATGGTCAGCGACGAGGTGATGCCCGACCTCCTCGAGCGCTGCGGTGAGCGCTCGGCGCTGGTGTCACGCACGTTGAAGACGTGGGGCACGTCCGAGTCGGGACTCGCGGAGACGATCGCGCAACGCGTCGAGGCCCAGTCCAACCCGACGATCGCCTTCCTCGCCCGTGGCATCGAGGGACTGTGCGTGCGCATCACGGGCAAGGCGACGAGCCGATCGGACGCCGAGGCTCTCGTCGCCGTCGAGGAACGGGAGCTGCGACGGATTCTCGGGGAGCTGGTCTTCGGGGCAGACGACGAGACGATGGAGTCCGCCGTGCTCGACCGCCTGAAGGCCCGTGGCTGGACGGTCGGCGTGGCGGAGTCGCTCACCGGCGGTCTCGTGGGTGCGCGACTCGCGAACGTCCCCGGCGCCAGCGCGGCTTACCGGGGGGCCGTCGTGGCCTACTCCTCCGACGTGAAGCGCGACGTGCTCGGCGTCACCACCGACCGCGTCGTGAGCCGCGACGCTGCCGTGCAGATGGCCGAGGGAGCACGCCGTGTCCTGGGCTCCGACGTGGGGATCTCGGTCACCGGTGTGGCCGGCCCCGACGAGCAGGACGACCGGCCCGTCGGCACGGTGTGGTTCGGTGTCAGCCTCCCCGGCAGGCCGACCGAGGCCGTCGAGGCGCGGCTCCCCGGAGACAGGGAGCGGATCCGGCAGTTCTCGGCCATTTCGCTGCTCGACATGCTGCGGCGCCACCTC
- a CDS encoding ribonuclease J, producing MPDGSADVRVVFLGGLGEIGRNCACIEVEGRILVIDVGLMFPRDDMPGIDLVLPDLSYLIDNASRLDGVVLTHGHEDHVGGLAFLLREIDRALPVYGSPLTLGLARGRIEEAGVAGKADMIPVDDGERVRIGVFDCQFVPVTHSVPHGFATVVRTPAGTVVHSGDFKLDLTPVDGRVTDLAALGEVAREDDGVRLLLADSTNAETAGSTPSESTAGRWLRRLFAEHADQRLIVASFASHLHRVEQVALAAVSAGRRVAFLGRSMVQNVALAREMGLFALADAEIVDIEDVQHLPPEEVCIICTGSQGEPMSALSLMAAHDHKWVKIGPDDAVIISAHAIPGNESNVTRVIDGLHRAGAAVFHEGNADVHVSGHASADELRTLLRLLSPEWFVPVHGEYRHLVRHAALAVECGVADDHAMVCEDGDAVTLTDSGATVDRRVVPSGYLYVDGIVGDIGHGVLRDRRALAEEGIVVVFVTVDAATGEIVTGPEIETKGWVHAPEAEELLDEARDVVAGAVEVAAAEGATDVESMQRHTRRALARFIADRTRRRPTVVPVVLEV from the coding sequence ATGCCTGACGGGAGCGCCGACGTCCGCGTCGTCTTCCTCGGGGGGCTCGGGGAGATCGGCCGTAACTGCGCGTGCATCGAGGTCGAGGGCCGGATTCTCGTCATCGACGTGGGCCTGATGTTCCCCCGTGACGACATGCCCGGAATCGACCTGGTACTCCCCGACCTGTCGTACCTGATCGACAACGCATCGCGTCTCGATGGGGTCGTCCTCACCCACGGCCACGAGGACCACGTCGGGGGCCTGGCGTTCCTGCTGCGCGAGATCGACCGCGCGCTCCCGGTCTACGGCTCGCCGCTCACGCTCGGCCTGGCACGCGGCCGCATCGAGGAGGCCGGTGTCGCCGGTAAGGCGGACATGATCCCCGTGGACGACGGCGAGAGGGTCCGGATCGGTGTCTTCGACTGCCAGTTCGTCCCGGTCACACACTCCGTCCCGCACGGTTTCGCGACCGTGGTGCGAACTCCTGCGGGCACGGTCGTGCACTCCGGCGACTTCAAGCTCGATCTCACGCCTGTCGACGGACGCGTCACCGACCTCGCGGCGCTCGGCGAGGTGGCCCGGGAGGACGACGGCGTGAGGCTCCTGCTCGCCGACTCCACGAACGCGGAAACGGCCGGAAGCACACCGTCGGAGTCGACAGCGGGTCGGTGGTTGCGGCGCCTGTTCGCAGAGCACGCCGACCAGCGTCTCATCGTGGCGAGCTTCGCCTCACACCTCCACCGGGTCGAGCAGGTGGCGCTCGCTGCCGTGTCGGCGGGGCGGCGCGTGGCGTTCCTCGGGCGCTCGATGGTGCAGAACGTCGCACTCGCCCGGGAGATGGGGCTGTTCGCACTCGCCGACGCCGAGATCGTCGACATCGAGGACGTGCAGCACCTCCCTCCCGAGGAGGTCTGCATCATCTGCACCGGCTCACAGGGGGAGCCGATGAGCGCGCTGTCTCTCATGGCGGCCCACGACCACAAGTGGGTCAAGATCGGGCCCGACGACGCCGTCATCATCTCCGCCCATGCCATTCCCGGCAACGAATCGAACGTCACGCGCGTGATCGACGGCCTCCACCGCGCGGGTGCCGCCGTCTTCCACGAGGGCAACGCCGACGTGCACGTGTCGGGGCATGCGTCCGCCGACGAGCTCCGGACCCTGCTGCGCCTGCTCTCACCGGAGTGGTTCGTGCCGGTGCACGGCGAGTACCGCCACCTCGTTCGTCACGCAGCTCTCGCTGTGGAATGCGGCGTCGCCGACGACCATGCGATGGTCTGTGAGGACGGAGACGCCGTGACACTCACCGACAGCGGCGCCACCGTCGACCGCCGCGTCGTTCCGTCGGGCTACCTCTACGTCGACGGAATCGTCGGCGACATCGGTCACGGGGTGCTGCGCGACCGCAGGGCGTTGGCCGAGGAGGGCATCGTCGTGGTGTTCGTGACCGTCGACGCCGCGACGGGCGAGATCGTCACTGGTCCCGAGATCGAGACCAAGGGGTGGGTCCACGCGCCCGAGGCCGAGGAGCTCCTCGACGAGGCGCGCGACGTCGTTGCCGGCGCGGTGGAGGTGGCGGCCGCCGAGGGTGCCACCGACGTCGAGTCGATGCAGCGTCACACGCGCCGTGCGCTGGCACGGTTCATCGCTGATCGCACACGTCGCCGCCCGACGGTCGTGCCCGTCGTGCTCGAGGTCTGA
- a CDS encoding CDP-alcohol phosphatidyltransferase family protein has product MNTAPVKEPRFGPGALATRANALTLSRMLFAIPLFWLIITEDEASWPAVTGWFVLSITDGLDGYIARREGTTRSGAYLDPIADKFLAVGGFLALAIRGDFAWLPVGLVVGREVFISVYRSLAGRRGISLPARRLGKYKTNVQLLAVGVVLFPPLESAVGFQTVMLWLAVAFTLVSGADIVRRGWRRSIA; this is encoded by the coding sequence GTGAATACGGCGCCGGTGAAGGAGCCCCGCTTCGGCCCGGGCGCTCTGGCCACACGTGCCAACGCGCTCACCCTCTCGCGGATGCTCTTCGCGATCCCGCTCTTCTGGCTCATCATCACCGAGGACGAGGCGAGCTGGCCGGCGGTCACCGGATGGTTCGTCCTGAGCATCACCGACGGCCTCGACGGCTACATCGCCCGTCGGGAGGGCACCACCCGCTCGGGCGCCTACCTCGACCCGATCGCCGACAAGTTCCTGGCTGTCGGCGGGTTCCTCGCACTCGCGATCCGAGGTGACTTCGCCTGGCTCCCGGTCGGCCTCGTCGTGGGTCGCGAGGTGTTCATCTCCGTCTACCGGAGCCTCGCCGGGCGCCGCGGGATCTCGTTGCCCGCACGCCGCCTGGGCAAGTACAAGACGAACGTTCAGCTGCTGGCCGTGGGCGTCGTGCTGTTCCCGCCTCTCGAGAGCGCCGTCGGGTTCCAGACCGTGATGCTCTGGCTGGCTGTCGCCTTCACGCTCGTGTCGGGCGCCGACATCGTCCGTCGGGGCTGGCGCCGGAGCATCGCGTAG
- a CDS encoding secondary thiamine-phosphate synthase enzyme YjbQ, with protein MDSRTFEISTRDERIVDVTHHVTEFCSGRGDGLCQVFVPHATAGVAIMETGAYSEPDLLDALERLLPRDDRYRHAHGSPGHGADHLLPAIVCPSVTVPVLDGKPALGTWQSVVLVDTNVDNPDRRLRLSFLAG; from the coding sequence ATGGATTCCCGTACCTTCGAGATCTCGACGCGTGACGAGCGGATCGTCGACGTCACGCACCACGTCACCGAATTCTGCAGCGGCCGTGGTGACGGGCTGTGTCAGGTGTTCGTGCCGCATGCGACCGCCGGTGTCGCGATCATGGAGACAGGAGCGTACTCCGAGCCCGACCTGCTCGACGCGCTGGAACGGCTGTTGCCACGCGACGACCGCTACCGCCACGCACACGGCTCACCGGGTCACGGAGCCGACCACCTGCTGCCGGCGATTGTGTGCCCGTCGGTGACGGTGCCCGTCCTCGACGGGAAGCCGGCGCTCGGGACGTGGCAGAGCGTCGTGCTCGTCGACACCAACGTCGACAACCCCGACCGCCGGCTCCGCCTGAGCTTTCTCGCCGGGTGA
- a CDS encoding hemolysin III family protein — MADETRDAPETLIPRLRGVLHQYAALVWLGAGLALFLVASGAEARVAALVYCLGLTTMFGVSALYHRGNWSPTGKAWMRRADHSGIYLAIAGTYTPIVLLTFGPLGSAIMLTVVWGVAVAGVTLNLSWRLLPGWLQYVMYIGLGWVAVFVMPQLVRTWGFAWCGLLLLGGVLYTVGAVLLAMQRPKLSPRWFGYHELWHTFTVAAAGAQFVVVLVVVT; from the coding sequence ATGGCGGACGAGACGCGAGACGCCCCCGAGACCCTCATTCCCCGCCTACGCGGCGTTCTGCACCAGTACGCGGCACTCGTCTGGCTCGGTGCGGGCCTGGCGCTGTTCCTCGTCGCCTCCGGCGCCGAGGCGCGCGTCGCCGCACTCGTCTACTGCCTCGGCCTCACGACGATGTTCGGCGTGAGCGCGCTCTACCACCGCGGCAACTGGTCGCCGACGGGCAAGGCGTGGATGCGCCGCGCCGACCACTCGGGCATCTACCTCGCCATCGCCGGCACGTACACGCCCATCGTCCTGCTCACCTTCGGCCCGCTCGGCTCGGCGATCATGCTCACGGTCGTGTGGGGTGTCGCCGTCGCCGGCGTCACCCTCAACCTCTCGTGGCGACTACTCCCCGGATGGCTCCAGTACGTGATGTACATCGGACTCGGCTGGGTGGCGGTGTTCGTGATGCCGCAGCTGGTGCGCACGTGGGGGTTTGCCTGGTGCGGACTGCTCCTTCTCGGCGGTGTTCTCTACACCGTCGGTGCGGTGCTCCTCGCGATGCAACGCCCGAAGTTGTCACCGCGCTGGTTCGGCTACCACGAGCTGTGGCACACCTTCACGGTCGCCGCCGCCGGCGCGCAGTTCGTGGTCGTGCTCGTCGTCGTCACCTGA
- a CDS encoding DNA translocase FtsK — protein sequence MTATKRSGRATGGGTGSRGRVSQTLADQLGNHAADAAAIALIVLGVLCGLGVFSDTAGPVGSALDSGATALVGAAAVALPFLLGAAGVLILFRPKVEAPLRLATGALLSAVASVCLLHLAKGAPELNGGVDGLRDAGGLVGAVIAVPLSSATGTAGAVVVLVSVGLLGLLLMTGLPMRDVLATIGRGVRALWRQIEKLFRLGSENEAGDDGDDDEALWISDEPLEEDLPVDDEPTVIDLDDPESAFADESFVDDQETGDEDDAFDGGATEEGIDVVPMADVATTGGSDTWHLPPLDLLEEGRARVTDARFAEEAGQVLERTLADFGVDATLIGMTVGPTVTRYELELASGVKVNKIRNLNHDIAYAMASPDVRILAPIPGRSAIGVEVPNRQRQVVTLGEILGSDEAAAATHPLQVGLGRDIAGRAVMANLAEMPHVLIAGATGAGKSSCINSIVTSILARCTPEEVRLILVDPKRVELGAYNDLPHLLTSVVTDPKKAANALDWAVREMDMRYEMLATAGYRDIAGYNAAVDSGELTDDEISGTTFERLPFIVVIVDELNDLMMVAARDVEASICRIAQMARAVGIHLVIATQRPSVDVITGVIKANVPSRFAFSVTSSADSRVILDQMGAEKLVGQGDMLVMTASESRAQRVQGSWVTESEVRKVVAHWKRQADGTDYVAGIAEDKPGEAGPGGDDDVEGDELFDEALDLVVRSGLGSTSMLQRKLRVGFARAGRLMDLLERRGIVGPSEGSKARAVLMTVDELDEMRERV from the coding sequence ATGACCGCCACGAAGCGCTCCGGGCGGGCAACCGGCGGCGGTACAGGGTCCCGCGGCCGGGTGTCGCAGACCCTGGCCGACCAGCTCGGCAACCACGCCGCCGACGCCGCCGCCATCGCTCTGATCGTCCTCGGCGTCCTCTGCGGGCTCGGGGTCTTCTCTGACACGGCCGGTCCCGTGGGCAGCGCTCTCGACAGCGGGGCCACGGCACTGGTGGGGGCGGCGGCCGTCGCACTGCCGTTCCTCCTGGGCGCCGCCGGCGTTCTGATCCTGTTCCGCCCGAAGGTAGAGGCGCCGCTGCGCCTCGCCACCGGAGCGCTTCTCTCGGCGGTTGCCTCGGTGTGCCTGCTGCATCTCGCGAAGGGCGCGCCGGAACTGAACGGTGGTGTCGACGGACTGCGTGACGCGGGTGGGCTCGTGGGCGCGGTGATCGCCGTGCCCCTGAGCAGCGCAACCGGCACGGCGGGCGCCGTGGTGGTGCTCGTCAGCGTCGGGCTGCTCGGTCTGCTCCTCATGACGGGGCTCCCGATGCGCGACGTTCTGGCGACGATCGGTCGGGGTGTCAGGGCGCTGTGGCGCCAGATCGAGAAGCTATTCCGTCTCGGGAGCGAGAACGAGGCCGGCGACGACGGTGATGACGACGAGGCCCTGTGGATCTCCGACGAGCCACTCGAAGAGGACCTCCCCGTCGACGACGAGCCGACGGTGATCGATCTCGACGATCCGGAGTCCGCCTTCGCCGATGAGAGCTTCGTCGACGACCAGGAAACCGGGGACGAAGACGACGCCTTCGATGGGGGTGCCACCGAGGAGGGTATCGACGTCGTCCCGATGGCCGATGTGGCGACCACCGGCGGGTCCGACACGTGGCACCTCCCTCCGCTCGACCTCCTCGAGGAGGGACGGGCCAGGGTCACCGACGCGCGGTTCGCCGAGGAGGCCGGTCAGGTCCTCGAGCGCACCCTCGCCGACTTCGGTGTCGATGCGACGCTCATCGGCATGACGGTCGGGCCGACCGTCACGCGCTACGAGCTCGAGCTGGCCTCCGGCGTCAAGGTCAACAAGATCCGCAACCTCAACCACGACATCGCCTACGCCATGGCGAGCCCCGACGTGCGCATCCTGGCGCCGATACCCGGCCGCTCCGCCATTGGCGTGGAGGTGCCGAACCGGCAGCGCCAGGTCGTGACACTCGGGGAGATCCTGGGCTCCGACGAGGCGGCCGCCGCCACACACCCGCTCCAGGTCGGCCTCGGGCGCGACATCGCCGGGCGGGCCGTCATGGCCAACCTGGCCGAGATGCCCCACGTGCTCATCGCCGGAGCCACGGGTGCGGGGAAGTCGAGCTGCATCAACTCGATCGTCACGTCGATCCTGGCGCGCTGCACGCCCGAGGAGGTGCGCCTCATCCTCGTCGACCCCAAGCGGGTCGAACTCGGCGCCTACAACGACCTCCCGCACCTGCTCACGTCTGTCGTCACGGACCCGAAGAAGGCGGCCAACGCGCTCGACTGGGCCGTGCGCGAGATGGACATGCGCTACGAGATGCTCGCCACGGCCGGGTACCGCGACATCGCCGGCTACAACGCGGCCGTCGACTCCGGTGAGCTCACCGACGACGAGATCTCGGGAACGACGTTCGAGCGGCTGCCGTTCATCGTGGTGATCGTCGACGAGCTGAACGACCTGATGATGGTCGCCGCGCGCGACGTCGAGGCGAGCATCTGTCGGATTGCACAGATGGCGCGCGCTGTCGGCATCCACCTCGTGATCGCCACCCAACGTCCGTCGGTCGACGTGATCACCGGTGTCATCAAGGCGAACGTCCCCAGCCGGTTCGCCTTCTCGGTCACGAGCAGCGCCGACTCGCGTGTGATCCTCGACCAGATGGGTGCCGAGAAGCTCGTCGGTCAGGGCGACATGCTCGTGATGACCGCCTCGGAGAGCAGGGCGCAGCGCGTGCAGGGCTCGTGGGTCACCGAGTCCGAGGTCCGCAAGGTCGTCGCCCACTGGAAGCGTCAGGCCGACGGCACCGACTACGTGGCGGGCATCGCGGAGGACAAGCCCGGCGAGGCCGGCCCCGGTGGTGACGACGACGTCGAGGGCGACGAGCTCTTCGACGAGGCGCTCGATCTCGTCGTGCGCTCCGGGCTCGGCTCCACGAGCATGCTCCAGCGGAAGCTACGTGTGGGTTTCGCCCGAGCGGGGCGCCTCATGGATCTGCTCGAACGGCGGGGGATCGTCGGGCCGAGCGAGGGCTCCAAGGCCCGTGCGGTCCTCATGACCGTCGACGAGCTCGACGAGATGCGCGAGAGGGTCTAG